A part of Arachis hypogaea cultivar Tifrunner chromosome 12, arahy.Tifrunner.gnm2.J5K5, whole genome shotgun sequence genomic DNA contains:
- the LOC112728332 gene encoding uncharacterized protein, with product MKKHGKSRVPQPLAETESDESERDESSYSSGSSEDEEEEEIKKELADVTFEELQRARSNGTLSFFQKHKEEKKQKRANKNRPMEASSKKPVSMFREVIQAPKKVVRDPRFESLCGKLDSEGFRKRYNFLYENDLPSERQALKKELKKCKNPEKIHEIEERMSWIDKQLRSGNSAKRIDAEILAKHKKKEREAAKQGKRPFYLKKSEIRKQRLVEKYEDLKSSGKLEAFVEKRRRRNAAKDQRYMPYRRSGDNAE from the exons ATGAAGAAACACGGCAAAAGTAGAGTGCCACAGCCTCTTGCCGAGACTGAATCTGACGAGAGTGAGAGGGACGAATCTTCATATTCTTCTGGTTCCTCAGAAGAT gaagaagaggaggagataAAGAAGGAGCTGGCTGATGTAACGTTCGAGGAGTTGCAGAGAGCACGCTCAAATGGGACACTTTCATTTTTCCAGAAacacaaagaagagaaaaagcaaaaaagggcTAACAAGAATAG GCCAATGGAAGCTAGTAGCAAGAAGCCGGTTTCTATGTTTAGAGAGGTCATCCAAGCTCCTAAGAAG GTTGTACGTGATCCACGATTTGAATCTCTCTGTGGAAAGCTTGATTCTGAGGG GTTTAGGAagagatataattttttatacgaGAATGATCTTCCTTCTGAAAGACAG GCTTTAAAGAAGGAATTGAAAAAATGCAAAAATCCCGAGAAAATCCATGAAATAGAAGAACGTATGTCCTGGATT GATAAACAGTTGAGGTCTGGCAATTCAGCCAAGCGTATTGATGCAGAGATTTTGGCTAAACACAAGAAAAAGGAGCGAGAAGCAGCAAAGCAGGGAAAACGTCCATTTTATCTCAAGAAAT CTGAAATCCGAAAGCAAAGACTTGTTGAGAAGTACGAGGATCTCAAG TCATCTGGTAAACTTGAAGCATTTGTTGagaaaaggaggagaaggaatGCTGCAAAGGATCAGAGATACATGCCATATCGTAGATCCGGTGACAATGCAGAATAA